GCGGTTGTGGGGTTCCCAAGATTCTTGTCCTGGTTTCCACACCGAGTAGAAATTGCCTTTCGAGGATACCGCAACATACTGCCCGTCTTCTGAACGGTTGATATTGCGAACTACCCCAAAAGAATCTTGGACGATCGCTTTCCAATTTTTGCCGCCATCAGAAGTCCGGTAAATTGCTCCGACATCCGTCGTCATGTCAGCCGTATTTGGGCCAATAGCTGCGATCGTACTTGGAGAACCCGGTAACTGAGAGCTCAAAGCAATCCGCGTCCAAGATTTGCCCTCATCGTTCGTGTGGAGCAAAACCGAAGGCTGGCCGACTATCCAGCCTTCGGAACCCGAAAAACTCACCGACGAGAAACGCGACCTCGGCTCATCAATATCTAGAGCCATCGGCTTCCAGTTAGTCCCGCCGTCGGTGGTTTCAAACAAAGTCGCCTCCGAACCGACAACCCAGCCGTGGCGATCGTCATTACCCGTAAAGGCAATATCCTGCAAATTAGCGGACGTCGGCAAGGAAATCACCTGCCAGGGGTTGTAACTCACAGAACCGATCGTGCTGCAACTCGTACAGATGAGTGCAGCCGCCAATAACATTACAATTCGTTGCCAAAATCTCACAATCGTTTTACTGCAAACCATACATACTAAGTAACAACAAGAAACCAACGACCAAGCCGCCAAAAATTAGCAAACTTTTCTGACCTTCAGTCATGCCGTTCACACCGACACCGTAGCGCTGATTTGCCTTAAATCCCGAAACTCCTTCCTGCTGACCGAGGTTTTGAAACATCGGCTTGCGCGCCGCGCAAACGGGACAGACCCAAGTCATGGGCAAATCTTCAAAAGCCGTGCCCGGGGCAATATCAATTTTAGGATCGCCCTTTTTCGGATTGTAGACGTAGCCGCAGGCGCGGCACTCGTGCCGGTCAAGGGTTTTAGTCTCAGTGGCTGGATCGCTCATAGCTCCAAAAGAGTAGGTCAGCTAATCTTAAAATATACATTAAAAATTATTGCAGAAAATGTACCGTTAATCTCGATCAACTCGTAATTTTAGCTACCCAAAATCTATATAATGTAAAGACAAGTTACAGAACCCTTTCACAGAGGCAGTAATCATTCACCGTGTTTGCACTTAGCGGCTACGAGTATTTCTTAGGCTTCCTGTTAATTTCGAGCCTAGTGCCTATCCTCGCCCTCACGGCGTCTAAGGTACTGCGGCCCAAAAGTCGTCCCTACGACCGACGCACTACCTACGAATCTGGCGTCGAGCCGATCGGCGGAGCCTGGATTCAGTTCAACATCCGATATTATATGTTCGCCCTGGTCTTCGTCATCTTCGACGTAGAGACCGTCTTCCTTTACCCTTGGGCGGTTGCTTTCAACCAGCTAGGACTGTTGGCTTTCATCGAAGCCTTGTTTTTCATCACGATCCTCGTTATTGCTCTTGTCTATGCGTGGCGCAAAGGAGCCTTAGAATGGTCTTAAGTTCAGATACATCACAAAAATCCCTAATTGTCAATCCCGCAGAGCGGCCGCAAGTCACATCCGAACTATCAGAAAACGTCATCCTAACCACGGTTGATGACATCTATAACTGGGCGAGACTTTCGAGCCTGTGGCCGCTGCTGTACGGCACGGCTTGCTGCTTCATCGAGTTTGCAGCTTTGATCGGATCGCGCTTTGACTTTGACAGATTCGGCTTAGTACCGCGATCGAGCCCGCGGCAAGCCGACTTGTTAATCACCGCCGGTACAATTACCATGAAGTACGCCCCCATCTTGGTGCGGCTGTACGAACAAATGCCCGAGCCCAAATACGTCATCGCCATGGGCGCCTGCACGATCACCGGCGGAATGTTCAGCGTAGACTCCCCCACAGCAGTCAGAGGCGTTGACAAACTGATTCCCGTAGATGTCTACATCCCCGGCTGTCCTCCCCGTCCCGAAGCGATTATTGACGCAATTATCAAACTGCGTAAAAAAATCGCCAACGACTCGATGCAAGAACGTGCAAACTTGCTACCGACTCATCGCTACTACACCAGACCCCACAAAATGAAAGTAGTAGACGACATTTTGGACGGCAAATATTTGTCAATTCCCGGCCGCATAGCCCCACCCAAGGAATTGACGGAAGCCATGGGAATGCCCGTACCGCCCGCCCTGCTTTCCGTACAAAAACAGGAGGTACCACGTGGCTGAGACAGAATCTGCGATTGTTGAAGCTGGGAAGGTTTCTCAGTGGTTGACTCAGAATGGCTTTGAACACGAAGCTTTAGCGCCCGATAATTTGGGTGTAGAGATACTAAAGGTCGATCGAGAATTCCTAATTCCGATGTCAACAGCACTGTACGCCTACGGCTTCAATTATATGCAGTGCCAGTGCGCCTACGACCAAGGCCCTGGAGAATATTTAGTCAGCGTCTACCACTTGGCCAAGCTGACAGATAATGCTTCCCATCCCGAAGAAGTCCGGGTCAAAGTATTCATCCCCCGCTCCGATCCCAGAGTACCATCAGTCTACTGGATTTGGAAAGCAGCAGATTTCCAAGAACGGGAATCCTACGATATGTACGGCATTATCTACGAAGGACATCCGAATCTGAAACGGATTTTGATGAACGAAGATTGGGTAGGCTGGCCGCTGCGGAAAGATTACATTTCCCCCGACTTTTACGAATTGCAAGATGCCTATTAAGGGATTTTTGACTTCTTAGGATCGCGAATTAAATAATTTACACAAGTTTGTGGGGTGTCTCGCCCGCCCTTTCGGGACGGGCGAGACGCCCATCCCACAAGAATAAAAGTGTAAGTTATTAACTTTTCATTCCTTAGCTAAAAAAAATACAGTTGGTTTTTTTTTGCACCCACTTCCTTCGGGAGTGGGTGCATTTTTTGCGTTTTTTTATTTCAGTTGGTAGTGCGGAATTTATTCGGCAGCCCTATAGCGGACTGAAGTCCGCACTACAAACCTTACTACAAACCTTTGGTAGTGCGGTTAATCCGGACGCGATATCACAGAGTAACCGTCTCTTCCCATGGCATTTACACAAAATTTCGGAGCTTTTTAACAGACGAAGATGGTAGGGTGCGCCGCCACGAATAATCCCTAGCTACCTATCGACAATATAACAAATCCGCACCTTCTCACAACAGTATAATAAACGAACAGGAAATTTATTGTGTAGCAATCTTTTGTCAAAATGGTATAACCGTATCTTCCCATTGCATTTACACAAAAATTAGTTTCTTTCTAAGACAATACTGTTGACTTAAGACCTTCCTAGGGGTAAAATACGATTAAAAATCAACTCTGCGATTGCTTCGTTCCTCTCTTCGGACAATATTAAGTAAACCGTATTGCTTTCTAAGAAACTAAGAAATTAAGAAATAAAAAGAGTATTTAATCCGGATTTAGAAAACTACTATTATGTATTCAGTACGCCACACGCCTTACATAATAGTAGTTTTGCCTAAGTTCCCGTTTAGCGTGCAGGCATAGCTGTAGCAAACTGCAACTTGCTCAAACTTTCTTCAGGTGCCAAATCCCTCGGATAGCTGAGTTGTTCAGGAATGCCGAGCACGCAGCAGGGAAATTTTTTTCCCAGTTGCTTGACGAGCGGGTGATTGGCAGAATTGCAGCCCAAAAACAATAAATTTGCTGATTCTAATTCTACGACATTTCTCAATTCTGTGGCTACCCGGCCGATCCGCAAGTGAGCTTTAAATAAACCGCGCCATTCCTCAGCCAAACAGCGGGCTTGCCACAACAATTTATCTGCTACCTCATACTCATTGTTTCCACAAAAAATTGCTCGAAAATAAGGCGGATCGATCCAAGTTTCCCGCTGCGATACCGATTGGATTTCCGCAGCAGGCAAAGCGATCGCAGGTGCTGCACACTTCAGGGCAGATATTTCCTCTAAATCCGATGGTTTTTGCCCGATCGCCCGGGGAGTTTCTACACCCAAACTACAAGTATCTTCGTGATCACTGCTGGGCGATTCATCGAGCACGTAGACGACTTGCACCGTGACTTCTTTTGTTGTTACCAAACGAGTTTGATGCGCCATCCACATTGTAATGTCGAGAGCAGTTTGACTTTGAGGAGAGCTATTGTAACCGACAATAAAGTTGATACCTTTTGTCGTCTTTGTCAATTTTGACTTTTTAGAAATTGGTGCTTTTGGCTCCGGCAGTAACACCATTTTTTCCGTTAAGTTTTGGTATCCTAATGCACTTTCAAAACGCGCTAAAATTGTTTTGAGATTCACAGGCTTGACCTCTCTTAAGTGAACTTTTCTGTGTCTTCGTCAGGCGTTATTCGTCTTGAGTAAAGTAGCGATCGAGAAAATTCAAAGCGTAGTTGCGGAGTTCGTAATATTCCTGAGATTCCCGCAACTCTTGGCGATCGCGCGGATGGGCAAACGGTACTGCCAAAATCTCGCCGATTGTCGCCGCCGGGCCATTTGTCATCAACACAATGCGATCGGACATATAGATTGCCTCGTCCACATCGTGGGTAATCATCATTGCAGCTTGTCTGTGCTTTTCCCAAATATCCAGCACCTGCTTTTGCAACTTGCCGCGAGTCAGAGCATCCAGGGCTCCAAACGGTTCGTCCATTAATAACATCTTCGGGCGAAGTGCGAGAGCTCGCGCAATCCCAACCCGCTGTTTCATGCCCCCTGAAATTTGATCGGGATATTTATCTGCTGCTGCTGTTAAGTTTACCATTGCTAGGTGTTCGTTGACAAGGCTAACTTTCTCCGGGCGGTTGAGATTTTGCAAAACTTCATCAACTGCCAGCCGAATATTTTCCCGCACCGTTAACCAAGGCAGCAATCCGTAGTGCTGGAATACCATCATGCGATCGGCTCCCGGTTTGCGAATTTCCTTGCCTTCGAGGGTCACGATTCCAGCAGTTTGTTGCTCCAAACCTGCTACTATTTTCAGCAGCGTCGATTTGCCACATCCCGAGTGACCGATTACTGAAATAAATTCGTTTTCCCCAATACTTAAGTTGATATTTTCCAAAACGCTAAATCCACTACCATCAGCGGTTTTGTACGACTTGGACAAGTTATTTATTTCCAGAAATCCGGTAAATTTACTGTTAACTTTGTCGTTGGTTGCGTTAGATGTAGAAGTAAATTGAGTCATGCTATTCTCCTGAAAAATAGTAAAGTGTTAATTTAATTGAACTGCGACTGCTTAAATCCTCAAATTTCGTCCGGCGGTGGAAACCGACTTTAGCTACTCGCTGTGAGACTTAAGTCTCTGGCGGCATATTAGGAAAAGCCAAAGCAGTCAAACATTAAGACTGAAAAAAAGATTGAGGGCGATCGGCTCGAATTTCAAAACTCTTCAAATAACCCACCGGATCGCTGGGATCGAATGCTTTTTTGTCAATAAAAACTTCCGCAGGTTCAATCTTATAATCTTCCTTGGGACAATCGATCGCCATTTCGGCAACAATCTTACGATAAAGGTCGGTTCTCCAAGCTTTCTTAGCTAATTCATCGGCATTTTTCGGCACCTCCTTAATGTGTCCCCAGCGGGCGGCTTGAGTCATCAACCAAATACTATGAGACTGCCACAAAAAGGTTGAATGATTTCCCGGTATCTGAGGCAAGTTCTTCGGAATATCAAAGAAAATAGTTGTATCTTCCGATGTTATGGTGCGGTCTTTTTCATCAAACCCACCATAATTATATTCCCCAACTATTCCCGGCTTCGTAAATTTGTCGATCGCCCCTTTTTTCGGTTTTGCCCCCGTAAACGATCGCTCCGTCAGCAGTGCTGCTATTTCACTGCGATTTTCCGGCTTGCTGCAAAACTGACAAGCTTCCACCATCGCCTTAACCAGCGAGTAATAAGTCTTCGGGTTTTCGTCAATGAATGATTGCATGACTCCCAAAACGCGATCGGGATGTCCCAACCAAACTTCCTTGCCTTGCGCGAAGGTAAAACCCACTCCCAAATTGCCTGTAATTGCCCGCGTATTCCAAGGTTCAGCTACCATGTAAGCCTGCATCGCACCAATTCTCATGTTCGTCACCATCTGCGGCGGCGGCACAATAATTACCCGAAATTCTTTGAACGGATCGATACCCGCAGCCGCCGATATATAGCGGACAAAGTATTCGTAAATCGCCGAACTCAAGACAACTGCCCAAACCTTGTTTTCCGGTGGTTGACTGTCAAAAAAGGCGCGAAATTGTTTGCCAAATTCTTCAAAATTGCCGTTGTATTCATGCCACGGGCGCAAACCGAAATCCCACATCGCTTTGTTCATCGTCATCCCGTTACCGTGGCGGTGGATTGTCATGGCCGCGCACAGGGGTGCGTGGCGCGCTCCTTCGGCCCCAATGCGGGCGTTGGTGACGGCACCGGATACGACTGGCGAGGCGTCGAGGCGCCCGAAAATCAGGCCGTCGCGGGAGGTTGCCCAGCTTGCTTCGCGGTTGAGTTTGACGTTTAAGCCGTATTTACGGAAAAATCCTTTCTTCCAGGCGATCGCAAATGGTGCACAATCGTTAACGGGTACGTATCCTATGGTGAGATTGGGTTTTTCTAAGGTTTGGGAATTGACGATCGGCTGCACAGCTTCGGCTTCTTCAGTGAGTCCTTTTGCCGATCGATCCGCGTTTATTCCACAACCCGATAAAGCCATTCCCGCCGCCGCCGCCCCCATTCCTTGCAAAAACTCTCGGCGCTTCCATTCATTAAATGTGTTATTCATATTTAATTCTCAATCCCTAATCTCTAAATGTCCGCGAGCGAAAGCCATGAGGTTTTAGCTAATAGACTTCTTGCATAAATGTTTGATTGATATGTCAACCGCAGATGTCTGGCAGATAAACACAGATAAACGCAGATAATTTCAAGATTGGAAAGCGACTTTTACAAGAAGTCTAATGACTAATGACTGCTGACTGATGACTCTTGATTCTTGACTAATGACTCTCGATCGATCGATGCGTTACCAATTCCTGAATTTTGCCAACTGCCCAATCCAGCAGCAATCCAGTTAAACCAATTACAAACACCGCTAAAAATACCGAACTTAGATTTAAACGGCTCCACTCATCCCACACAAAAAAGCCAATTCCTACACCACCAGTCAGCATTTCCACTGCCACAATCACCAGCCAAGCAATCCCCAAACTAATCCGCAAACCAGTAAAAATGTAGGGCAAACTCGCAGGCAAAATTATCTTGGTAATCCGTCTCCAGCGCGGCATTTCCAATACTCGCGCCACATCCAGATAATCCTTGGAAACGCTAGAGACTCCTAAAGCTGTGTTGATAATTGTCGGCCACAAAGACGTAATAAATATGACAAAAATTGCTGACGGTTCTGCTAAATTAAAGATTGATAGAGCGATCGGCAGCCAAGCCAGCGGCGACACCGGTTTAAAGATTTGAATCAGCGGGTTGAGCGCCATCATCGCCGGTTTCGACATCCCGATCAGAAATCCCAGGGGAATCGCCACAACTGCGCCCAACCCAAATCCTAGCAACACCCGTCGCAAACTCGCCAGCAGCAGCCAACCAATGCCTAAATCTCCGGGCCCGCGCTGGTAAAATGGATGCAATATGTAATCTAAATTAGCGATTAATGCTTGATATGGAGTGGGAATTAAATCGCTTTTGAAGCTGGCAACAATCCACCACAAACCAAATATCCCCAAAAAACCTAACGCCGGCAGCAATACATTATCTCTAATAATAACGGGTTTTGCTCGTTTCCATGCTGCTTGTCCGGCAACGGCGATCGCAGCTAAATTAAGTTGTACTGACATTTAATTCTCCTTCAGAGTCAGGGCAGGTACAAGAATCTTGAACAATACCAACCTGAGACACTGACGAAGCCAAACCATCTTATTCAGAAAGTTGGCTTTTCAGTCTCTTCTCAATGCCTGCGAAGTTAGCTGACGGGCTAGGACTGAGAGATGTCCTTCTCTAAAGACTTCAAAGTTAATAATTACGCTCAATTTTTAACTTGGGCAATTTTTAACTTTACTTGTTAATTCTGTAGAGATTCGCCCCGAAAATTGGTTCCTCCGCTCCAGCCACGCGCTAGGAAAGTGCAACTTGTGCGATCGCGCACTGCTGGATTAGGCTTGACTTTATCAGCCAATTTTACTTAACGTATCACGAGCCTCTAATCATGTCAATACTTCTTTAGGAGTAGAGATTGGCGATCGGGATACTTTAGTATTAGCAACCACCTTTTCTTCCTTCTTCCCTCTTCCTTCTTCCCTCTTCCTTCTTCCCTCTTCCTTCTTCCTTCTTGCTTCAAACCAAAAACCGAATAGTTACATAAACAGCCGCAGCAACCAATTGCAAAGCCATCACCGGAAGCCCGTAACGCAGAAAAGTTTGAAAAGAAATCCGGCGCCCGTGCAGCTCAGAAATTCCCGCAGCCACAATATTAGAAGAAGCTCCTACCAAAGTGCCATTTCCGCCTAAAGTTGCTCCGTACATCATCGCATAAAACAGCGGTAGTACAGTCGGTGGAAACTGCCCTGCAAAATCTGGATCTAGCACTTGGGCTGGTGCGAGCCCGACATTCACAACATATTGTTTGAGCAGCGGTACCATCGCCACCACCAGCGGAATATTTGGCACTACACTCGACATCAAGCCCACAAAAAACAACAGAGTCAAAGAACCCAAAAAGATATTTTTACCTAAAATAGCTGCTAAAAATCCCGACATCCCAGCGATGACTCCGGTTTTTTCTAGACCACCAATCAGCACAAATATCGACATGAAAAATAGCAGCGTACTCCAATCTAAATCCCGCAAAATATTGGTGACAGAATCTATTTTGGAATGGTGAGCCAAGAGCATTGATAAAGCTGCTCCCAATAAAGCAACGGCTGCCGGTGAAATTGGGACTGGCAACGACTCTCCCACTACAAAAAATGTCAGCACGAAAGTGATAATTAAGCCGCCCACCACTAAGATTCGCGGGTGATTGATTTTTGGGTGCGGCAAATTTTCCAAATTATCTAATTCTTTGTGCCAGATTTCGGGGAACATCCAAGGCAGCATAACTAAGATGACTCCTACGGCAATTGCCCCACCTAAACTTAACTTTAACAGGTAATCTGCAAAGCTCATGTTAATCGCATCGCCGACTATGAATGTCGCCGGATCTCCCACGATTGTCAGCAAACCTGAACTGTTAGCAACAAATACCATTAAAATCAGCAGCGGCACAAAATCTACACCGACTTCTTGTGCCATTGGCGGAATTAACGGTGCTAGCAGCATGACTGTAGTGGCATTTGGCAAAACTGCACAAATCGGGGTAGTAATTGCGACAATTCCCAGTAGGAGATTTTTGCCTTTGCCTTTAGCTAATAGCACCATTTGAGTTGCTAAGTAATCGAATACTTTGGTAGGCTCAAATGCTCTCACCATAACCATGACTCCGAAAAATAAGCCTAGGGTTCCATGACTACGACTGATA
The window above is part of the Microcoleus sp. bin38.metabat.b11b12b14.051 genome. Proteins encoded here:
- a CDS encoding photosynthesis system II assembly factor Ycf48; amino-acid sequence: MVCSKTIVRFWQRIVMLLAAALICTSCSTIGSVSYNPWQVISLPTSANLQDIAFTGNDDRHGWVVGSEATLFETTDGGTNWKPMALDIDEPRSRFSSVSFSGSEGWIVGQPSVLLHTNDEGKSWTRIALSSQLPGSPSTIAAIGPNTADMTTDVGAIYRTSDGGKNWKAIVQDSFGVVRNINRSEDGQYVAVSSKGNFYSVWKPGQESWEPHNRNSSRRLQNMGFTKDGRLWMLARGGQIQFSDPSNPEGWGKPFFPDRKASWGLLDMAYRTDNEVWVAGGGGNLLCSLDGGKTWQKDREVEDVPANFYRIVFMGPDRGFIIGASGTLLKYQGSAQAA
- a CDS encoding rubredoxin produces the protein MSDPATETKTLDRHECRACGYVYNPKKGDPKIDIAPGTAFEDLPMTWVCPVCAARKPMFQNLGQQEGVSGFKANQRYGVGVNGMTEGQKSLLIFGGLVVGFLLLLSMYGLQ
- the ndhC gene encoding photosynthetic/respiratory NAD(P)H-quinone oxidoreductase subunit C; the protein is MFALSGYEYFLGFLLISSLVPILALTASKVLRPKSRPYDRRTTYESGVEPIGGAWIQFNIRYYMFALVFVIFDVETVFLYPWAVAFNQLGLLAFIEALFFITILVIALVYAWRKGALEWS
- the ndhK gene encoding photosynthetic/respiratory NAD(P)H-quinone oxidoreductase subunit K, with the translated sequence MVLSSDTSQKSLIVNPAERPQVTSELSENVILTTVDDIYNWARLSSLWPLLYGTACCFIEFAALIGSRFDFDRFGLVPRSSPRQADLLITAGTITMKYAPILVRLYEQMPEPKYVIAMGACTITGGMFSVDSPTAVRGVDKLIPVDVYIPGCPPRPEAIIDAIIKLRKKIANDSMQERANLLPTHRYYTRPHKMKVVDDILDGKYLSIPGRIAPPKELTEAMGMPVPPALLSVQKQEVPRG
- a CDS encoding NAD(P)H-quinone oxidoreductase subunit J is translated as MAETESAIVEAGKVSQWLTQNGFEHEALAPDNLGVEILKVDREFLIPMSTALYAYGFNYMQCQCAYDQGPGEYLVSVYHLAKLTDNASHPEEVRVKVFIPRSDPRVPSVYWIWKAADFQERESYDMYGIIYEGHPNLKRILMNEDWVGWPLRKDYISPDFYELQDAY
- a CDS encoding universal stress protein, which translates into the protein MNLKTILARFESALGYQNLTEKMVLLPEPKAPISKKSKLTKTTKGINFIVGYNSSPQSQTALDITMWMAHQTRLVTTKEVTVQVVYVLDESPSSDHEDTCSLGVETPRAIGQKPSDLEEISALKCAAPAIALPAAEIQSVSQRETWIDPPYFRAIFCGNNEYEVADKLLWQARCLAEEWRGLFKAHLRIGRVATELRNVVELESANLLFLGCNSANHPLVKQLGKKFPCCVLGIPEQLSYPRDLAPEESLSKLQFATAMPAR
- a CDS encoding nitrate ABC transporter ATP-binding protein (This model describes the ATP binding subunits of ATP-binding cassette (ABC) transporters for nitrate transport, or for bicarbonate transport, in bacteria and archaea.) gives rise to the protein MTQFTSTSNATNDKVNSKFTGFLEINNLSKSYKTADGSGFSVLENINLSIGENEFISVIGHSGCGKSTLLKIVAGLEQQTAGIVTLEGKEIRKPGADRMMVFQHYGLLPWLTVRENIRLAVDEVLQNLNRPEKVSLVNEHLAMVNLTAAADKYPDQISGGMKQRVGIARALALRPKMLLMDEPFGALDALTRGKLQKQVLDIWEKHRQAAMMITHDVDEAIYMSDRIVLMTNGPAATIGEILAVPFAHPRDRQELRESQEYYELRNYALNFLDRYFTQDE
- a CDS encoding ABC transporter substrate-binding protein, translated to MNNTFNEWKRREFLQGMGAAAAGMALSGCGINADRSAKGLTEEAEAVQPIVNSQTLEKPNLTIGYVPVNDCAPFAIAWKKGFFRKYGLNVKLNREASWATSRDGLIFGRLDASPVVSGAVTNARIGAEGARHAPLCAAMTIHRHGNGMTMNKAMWDFGLRPWHEYNGNFEEFGKQFRAFFDSQPPENKVWAVVLSSAIYEYFVRYISAAAGIDPFKEFRVIIVPPPQMVTNMRIGAMQAYMVAEPWNTRAITGNLGVGFTFAQGKEVWLGHPDRVLGVMQSFIDENPKTYYSLVKAMVEACQFCSKPENRSEIAALLTERSFTGAKPKKGAIDKFTKPGIVGEYNYGGFDEKDRTITSEDTTIFFDIPKNLPQIPGNHSTFLWQSHSIWLMTQAARWGHIKEVPKNADELAKKAWRTDLYRKIVAEMAIDCPKEDYKIEPAEVFIDKKAFDPSDPVGYLKSFEIRADRPQSFFQS
- the ntrB gene encoding nitrate ABC transporter permease yields the protein MSVQLNLAAIAVAGQAAWKRAKPVIIRDNVLLPALGFLGIFGLWWIVASFKSDLIPTPYQALIANLDYILHPFYQRGPGDLGIGWLLLASLRRVLLGFGLGAVVAIPLGFLIGMSKPAMMALNPLIQIFKPVSPLAWLPIALSIFNLAEPSAIFVIFITSLWPTIINTALGVSSVSKDYLDVARVLEMPRWRRITKIILPASLPYIFTGLRISLGIAWLVIVAVEMLTGGVGIGFFVWDEWSRLNLSSVFLAVFVIGLTGLLLDWAVGKIQELVTHRSIESH
- a CDS encoding ArsB/NhaD family transporter; protein product: MENVQAAIAAATFIGVIFLVITEWIHLTVAAFLGALILVFTHVMTLKDAIEYISRSHGTLGLFFGVMVMVRAFEPTKVFDYLATQMVLLAKGKGKNLLLGIVAITTPICAVLPNATTVMLLAPLIPPMAQEVGVDFVPLLILMVFVANSSGLLTIVGDPATFIVGDAINMSFADYLLKLSLGGAIAVGVILVMLPWMFPEIWHKELDNLENLPHPKINHPRILVVGGLIITFVLTFFVVGESLPVPISPAAVALLGAALSMLLAHHSKIDSVTNILRDLDWSTLLFFMSIFVLIGGLEKTGVIAGMSGFLAAILGKNIFLGSLTLLFFVGLMSSVVPNIPLVVAMVPLLKQYVVNVGLAPAQVLDPDFAGQFPPTVLPLFYAMMYGATLGGNGTLVGASSNIVAAGISELHGRRISFQTFLRYGLPVMALQLVAAAVYVTIRFLV